A window from Branchiostoma lanceolatum isolate klBraLanc5 chromosome 9, klBraLanc5.hap2, whole genome shotgun sequence encodes these proteins:
- the LOC136441470 gene encoding F-box/WD repeat-containing protein 5-like, which yields MPNTMMTWPPAEVDLWLSLPDSILLHVFSFLNSKEVAKAGITSKKWHRVSQDDLLWKDLLYSEFSVSRTIPMAPFKLSWWSEFRRLHYFSPVALTETLKEHTDQVLHVSFSHNGKMFASSSKDGFIKVWTVSWPCQVKYSADMKKHKWKYTQFSQFNSLDTLLLVSGVHFGPHSTSGEIAVFSLQDEFMLQARVLNKPYDIFGTWLDDSYLLSGNLHWLGDSTCSVLWLNKATQEVDSEQVSVVMRLFRFRNFNSSTIRMVTVADCSRFLTDAATTANTHRPVGPCQPISEEETPSGGVDDMKTTASQSEGSAITHRCGTSDGDMGTGCTCGGGVSGTDFSGDSTTLWKGRGDGTVAESDTDLSENKDDDVIPLTRKQSNVNLASNTTSQEQSHDAIQDEDTHDGGETVGPHVWEQYRQETDRAAGTSHDASAGPSHESTAGPSHGAMAGPSHDATAGPSHDPSAGPSQDPSAGPSQHAMGPDDLFYNYYYDEESDEMWVDYDYLPHQELLPRASYYPSPQKDSPTQRTKEGAKNQNSFLSGASHSGEHSELLASYDNIDVAYRDHGGRPSASDKYLIFTTGSETYTPHQIGIKRIRPQQKVMKDPKTLLQENALHGFHGMDGQDLLEFDSVDQIIELHGHIIGMGLSPDHRYLFVNSRSWPEGYTIREPLEPPPIAEQIEMHVFDLTTMSRVDRIYTSHKAKTPNDECFFIFLDVANEFVASGAEDHNGYIWDRHYNTLLAKLPHTDVVNSVAFNPQDPEMLITASDDFTLKVWRSRQKQHEHKEQQDTCTLQMPNQ from the exons ATGCCCAACACCATGATGACATGGCCTCCAGCGGAGGTGGACCTGTGGCTCTCCCTCCCGGACAGTATCCTCCTGCACGTCTTCTCCTTCTTAAACTCCAAAGAAGTCGCCAAGGCGGGAATCACCTCCAAGAAATGGCACCGCGTATCGCAAGACGATCTTCTGTGGAAAGATCTCTTGTACTCAGAGTTTTCCGTGTCCAGAACGATACCCATGGCGCCGTTTAAATTGTCGTGGTGGTCAGAGTTCCGCAGACTACACTACTTCTCGCCGGTGGCTCTGACAGAGACGCTGAAGGAACACACAGACCAGGTTTTACATGTCAGCTTCTCACATAACGGGAAGATGTTCGCTTCAAGCTCTAAGGATGGATTTATTAAG GTGTGGACGGTGTCGTGGCCGTGTCAGGTGAAGTACAGTGCAGACATGAAGAAACACAAGTGGAAGTACACCCAGTTCTCCCAGTTCAACAGTCTGGACACGCTCCTGTTGGTGTCGGGGGTGCACTTCGGTCCTCACAGCACGTCTGGGGAGATCGCTGTCTTCTCCTTACAAG ACGAGTTCATGTTGCAAGCGCGGGTGTTGAACAAGCCGTACGACATTTTTGGCACGTGGTTGGACGATTCGTACCTGCTGTCCGGGAACCTCCACTGGCTGGGAGACTCCACGTGTTCAGTACTGTGGCTCAACAAGGCTACGCAGGAGGTGGACTCTGAGCAG GTGTCAGTTGTGATGAGGCTCTTCAGGTTCCGTAACTTCAACTCCAGCACGATACGCATGGTAACGGTCGCCGACTGCAGCCGTTTCCTGACCGACGCGGCTACGACAGCGAACACTCACAGGCCCGTGGGCCCCTGTCAGCCCATATCGGAGGAGGAAACACCTTCTGGCGGTGTGGACGATATGAAAACTACggctagccaatcagagggaaGTGCAATAACTCATCGGTGTGGAACTAGTGATGGGGATATGGGGACAGGGTGCACATGTGGAGGGGGGGTGTCCGGTACAGACTTCAGTGGTGATAGCACCACACTGTGGAAAGGAAGGGGTGATGGAACGGTTGCTGAGAGTGATACAGACTTATCAGAGAATAAGGATGATGATGTCATCCCACTCACTAGAAAACAATCAAATGTTAACTTAGCCTCAAATACCACAAGCCAAGAACAATCCCATGATGCAATACAAGACGAGGACACTCACGATGGTGGTGAAACTGTCGGACCACATGTTTGGGAACAGTACCGCCAGGAAACAGACAGGGCTGCTGGAACTTCCCATGATGCATCTGCAGGACCATCTCATGAATCAACTGCAGGGCCTTCCCATGGTGCAATGGCGGGGCCTTCCCATGATGCAACGGCGGGGCCTTCCCATGATCCCTCTGCGGGGCCTTCCCAAGATCCCTCTGCAGGGCCTTCCCAACATGCAATGGGCCCTGATGATCTGTTTTATAATTACTACTACGATGAGGAGAGCGATGAGATGTGGGTGGATTACGACTACCTCCCCCATCAGGAACTCCTGCCGCGGGCGTCGTATTACCCGTCCCCGCAGAAGGACAGTCCGACGCAAAGAACAAAAGAAGGGGCAAAAAATCAGAACAGTTTCCTGAGTGGCGCTAGCCACAGCGGGGAGCACAGCGAGCTTCTGGCCTCGTACGATAACATCGATGTGGCGTACAGAGATCACGGCGGACGACCGTCAGCGAGCGACAAGTACCTCATCTTTACAACTGGCAGTGAGACTTACACGCCTCACCAGATAG GCATAAAGCGGATCCGTCCGCAGCAGAAGGTGATGAAGGACCCAAAGACCCTGCTGCAGGAGAACGCGCTGCACGGCTTCCACGGCATGGACGGTCAGGACCTGCTGGAGTTCGACAGCGTGGACCAGATCATCGAGTTACACGGACACATCATCGGCATGGGGCTGTCTCCTGACCACAG ATACCTGTTTGTAAACAGTCGTTCCTGGCCGGAGGGATACACGATAAGAGAACCGTTAGAACCTCCACCAATCGCAGAACAGATAGAGATGCACGTGTTTGACTTAACCACTATGAGCCGCGTGGACAGAATATACACCAGTCACAAGGCAAAGACTCCCAACGACGAatgtttcttcatcttcttggaCGTTGCCAATGAATTTGTTGCTAG TGGAGCAGAAGACCACAATGGCTATATCTGGGACCGTCATTACAACACGCTCCTCGCAAAACTACCGCACACGGACGTCGTGAACTCCGTCGCCTTCAACCCCCAGGATCCCGAGATGCTCATCACCGCTAGCGACGACTTCACGCTCAAAGTCTGGAGGTCGCGCCAAAAACAACACGAACATAAGGAAcagcaagatacatgtacactgcaaATGCCAAACCAATAG
- the LOC136441903 gene encoding synaptotagmin-5-like isoform X2, producing MADFRQTFLPCLNSSWTEEQCARLNMVAGWKVAVYVALPLILLCIAIALLCIYLKRRRLRQYTSIKARGPVTISPSRTSIKSHQSSSESSGTPLAEEFWVPVLKSGGGEGGTSAVELVGSQVQPFSRRRPSMSARLENSSFDPNSEMYKRLEMIKTKEPTIEYAGELHFALHYNKDMGILTIRLIQARDLQAREFSGTADPYFKISVLPDEPRTLQSKIHRKTLDPEFEEKFAFEIPPTDLPNRTIRFLLFDYDQFSRDECVGQVLLPLENVDLSERVELWKMIESYKIRTPEKKPDLGDLLMTASYLPTAERLTIVILKARGLENTPQNKRPDPYVKVSILYAGKRLKKKKTSTRHSTTNPVYNEALVFDVGREFMDHVYIELVIVHENRFGQNQGMGKVVLSAESEGEELEHWKSLAASRKGTARWHCLQPLQPD from the exons ATGGCTGATTTTAGGCAGACATTTCTTCCATGTCTCAACTCGTCATGGACTGAAG AACAGTGCGCCCGTTTAAACATGGTGGCGGGATGGAAGGTGGCAGTGTACGTGGCGTTACCGCTCATTCTGCTCTGCATCGCCATCGCCTTGCTCTGCATCTACCTAAAGAGGCGACGACTACGGCAGTACACGTCAATAAAG GCGCGAGGTCCGGTGACCATCTCCCCCAGCCGGACGTCCATCAAGTCTCACCAGAGCTCGTCAGAGTCGTCGGGAACACCGCTGGCAGAGGAGTTCTGGGTACCGGTCCTCAAGTCAGGGGGAGGGGAAG GGGGTACGAGTGCTGTGGAACTGGTTGGCAGTCAGGTCCAGCCCTTCAGCAGACGGCGTCCCTCCATGTCTGCACGGCTGGAGAACTCCAGCTTCGACCCCAACTCCGAGATGTACAAACGACTGGAGATG ATAAAGACCAAAGAGCCTACCATAGAGTACGCAGGGGAGCTGCACTTCGCTCTGCACTACAACAAAGACATGGGCATCCTCACCATTCGTCTGATCCAAGCACGTGACCTCCAAGCGCGAGAGTTCAGCGGCACGGCCGATCCCTACTTCAAAATCTCGGTCCTTCCCGACGAACCCAGAACATTGCAGTCCAAAATACACAGGAAGACTTTAGACCCGGAATTTGAGGAGAAATTCGCTTTTGAAATTCCGCCTACAGACCTGCCGAATAGAACGATACGATTTCTGTTGTTTGACTATGACCAGTTCTCGCGAGACGAGTGCGTGGGTCAGGTGCTGCTACCGCTGGAAAACGTGGACCTGAGCGAACGCGTGGAGCTGTGGAAAATGATCGAGTCTTACAAGATCAGGACACCAGAG AAGAAGCCTGACCTTGGTGACCTCCTGATGACGGCGTCCTACCTCCCCACGGCGGAGAGACTCACCATCGTGATCCTGAAGGCACGGGGGCTGGAGAACACGCCGCAGAACAAGAGACCAG ATCCATATGTCAAAGTGTCGATCCTCTACGCCGGGAAGCggttgaaaaagaagaagacatcCACCAGACACTCTACCACAAACCCCGTCTACAACGAGGCTCTGGTGTTCGACGTGGGGCGAGAGTTCATGGATCACGTGTACATCGAACTCGTCATAGTTCACGAGAACAGGTTCGGACAGAACCAGGGGATGGGGAAGGTCGTGCTGAGCGCAGAGTCCGAGGGGGAGGAACTCGAGCATTGGAAGAGCCTTGCTGCATCTCGCAAAGGAACCGCGCGGTGGCACTGTTTACAACCGCTTCAACCGGACTGA
- the LOC136441903 gene encoding synaptotagmin-5-like isoform X1 has product MADFRQTFLPCLNSSWTEEQCARLNMVAGWKVAVYVALPLILLCIAIALLCIYLKRRRLRQYTSIKKARGPVTISPSRTSIKSHQSSSESSGTPLAEEFWVPVLKSGGGEGGTSAVELVGSQVQPFSRRRPSMSARLENSSFDPNSEMYKRLEMIKTKEPTIEYAGELHFALHYNKDMGILTIRLIQARDLQAREFSGTADPYFKISVLPDEPRTLQSKIHRKTLDPEFEEKFAFEIPPTDLPNRTIRFLLFDYDQFSRDECVGQVLLPLENVDLSERVELWKMIESYKIRTPEKKPDLGDLLMTASYLPTAERLTIVILKARGLENTPQNKRPDPYVKVSILYAGKRLKKKKTSTRHSTTNPVYNEALVFDVGREFMDHVYIELVIVHENRFGQNQGMGKVVLSAESEGEELEHWKSLAASRKGTARWHCLQPLQPD; this is encoded by the exons ATGGCTGATTTTAGGCAGACATTTCTTCCATGTCTCAACTCGTCATGGACTGAAG AACAGTGCGCCCGTTTAAACATGGTGGCGGGATGGAAGGTGGCAGTGTACGTGGCGTTACCGCTCATTCTGCTCTGCATCGCCATCGCCTTGCTCTGCATCTACCTAAAGAGGCGACGACTACGGCAGTACACGTCAATAAAG AAGGCGCGAGGTCCGGTGACCATCTCCCCCAGCCGGACGTCCATCAAGTCTCACCAGAGCTCGTCAGAGTCGTCGGGAACACCGCTGGCAGAGGAGTTCTGGGTACCGGTCCTCAAGTCAGGGGGAGGGGAAG GGGGTACGAGTGCTGTGGAACTGGTTGGCAGTCAGGTCCAGCCCTTCAGCAGACGGCGTCCCTCCATGTCTGCACGGCTGGAGAACTCCAGCTTCGACCCCAACTCCGAGATGTACAAACGACTGGAGATG ATAAAGACCAAAGAGCCTACCATAGAGTACGCAGGGGAGCTGCACTTCGCTCTGCACTACAACAAAGACATGGGCATCCTCACCATTCGTCTGATCCAAGCACGTGACCTCCAAGCGCGAGAGTTCAGCGGCACGGCCGATCCCTACTTCAAAATCTCGGTCCTTCCCGACGAACCCAGAACATTGCAGTCCAAAATACACAGGAAGACTTTAGACCCGGAATTTGAGGAGAAATTCGCTTTTGAAATTCCGCCTACAGACCTGCCGAATAGAACGATACGATTTCTGTTGTTTGACTATGACCAGTTCTCGCGAGACGAGTGCGTGGGTCAGGTGCTGCTACCGCTGGAAAACGTGGACCTGAGCGAACGCGTGGAGCTGTGGAAAATGATCGAGTCTTACAAGATCAGGACACCAGAG AAGAAGCCTGACCTTGGTGACCTCCTGATGACGGCGTCCTACCTCCCCACGGCGGAGAGACTCACCATCGTGATCCTGAAGGCACGGGGGCTGGAGAACACGCCGCAGAACAAGAGACCAG ATCCATATGTCAAAGTGTCGATCCTCTACGCCGGGAAGCggttgaaaaagaagaagacatcCACCAGACACTCTACCACAAACCCCGTCTACAACGAGGCTCTGGTGTTCGACGTGGGGCGAGAGTTCATGGATCACGTGTACATCGAACTCGTCATAGTTCACGAGAACAGGTTCGGACAGAACCAGGGGATGGGGAAGGTCGTGCTGAGCGCAGAGTCCGAGGGGGAGGAACTCGAGCATTGGAAGAGCCTTGCTGCATCTCGCAAAGGAACCGCGCGGTGGCACTGTTTACAACCGCTTCAACCGGACTGA
- the LOC136441903 gene encoding synaptotagmin-5-like isoform X3 produces MVAGWKVAVYVALPLILLCIAIALLCIYLKRRRLRQYTSIKKARGPVTISPSRTSIKSHQSSSESSGTPLAEEFWVPVLKSGGGEGGTSAVELVGSQVQPFSRRRPSMSARLENSSFDPNSEMYKRLEMIKTKEPTIEYAGELHFALHYNKDMGILTIRLIQARDLQAREFSGTADPYFKISVLPDEPRTLQSKIHRKTLDPEFEEKFAFEIPPTDLPNRTIRFLLFDYDQFSRDECVGQVLLPLENVDLSERVELWKMIESYKIRTPEKKPDLGDLLMTASYLPTAERLTIVILKARGLENTPQNKRPDPYVKVSILYAGKRLKKKKTSTRHSTTNPVYNEALVFDVGREFMDHVYIELVIVHENRFGQNQGMGKVVLSAESEGEELEHWKSLAASRKGTARWHCLQPLQPD; encoded by the exons ATGGTGGCGGGATGGAAGGTGGCAGTGTACGTGGCGTTACCGCTCATTCTGCTCTGCATCGCCATCGCCTTGCTCTGCATCTACCTAAAGAGGCGACGACTACGGCAGTACACGTCAATAAAG AAGGCGCGAGGTCCGGTGACCATCTCCCCCAGCCGGACGTCCATCAAGTCTCACCAGAGCTCGTCAGAGTCGTCGGGAACACCGCTGGCAGAGGAGTTCTGGGTACCGGTCCTCAAGTCAGGGGGAGGGGAAG GGGGTACGAGTGCTGTGGAACTGGTTGGCAGTCAGGTCCAGCCCTTCAGCAGACGGCGTCCCTCCATGTCTGCACGGCTGGAGAACTCCAGCTTCGACCCCAACTCCGAGATGTACAAACGACTGGAGATG ATAAAGACCAAAGAGCCTACCATAGAGTACGCAGGGGAGCTGCACTTCGCTCTGCACTACAACAAAGACATGGGCATCCTCACCATTCGTCTGATCCAAGCACGTGACCTCCAAGCGCGAGAGTTCAGCGGCACGGCCGATCCCTACTTCAAAATCTCGGTCCTTCCCGACGAACCCAGAACATTGCAGTCCAAAATACACAGGAAGACTTTAGACCCGGAATTTGAGGAGAAATTCGCTTTTGAAATTCCGCCTACAGACCTGCCGAATAGAACGATACGATTTCTGTTGTTTGACTATGACCAGTTCTCGCGAGACGAGTGCGTGGGTCAGGTGCTGCTACCGCTGGAAAACGTGGACCTGAGCGAACGCGTGGAGCTGTGGAAAATGATCGAGTCTTACAAGATCAGGACACCAGAG AAGAAGCCTGACCTTGGTGACCTCCTGATGACGGCGTCCTACCTCCCCACGGCGGAGAGACTCACCATCGTGATCCTGAAGGCACGGGGGCTGGAGAACACGCCGCAGAACAAGAGACCAG ATCCATATGTCAAAGTGTCGATCCTCTACGCCGGGAAGCggttgaaaaagaagaagacatcCACCAGACACTCTACCACAAACCCCGTCTACAACGAGGCTCTGGTGTTCGACGTGGGGCGAGAGTTCATGGATCACGTGTACATCGAACTCGTCATAGTTCACGAGAACAGGTTCGGACAGAACCAGGGGATGGGGAAGGTCGTGCTGAGCGCAGAGTCCGAGGGGGAGGAACTCGAGCATTGGAAGAGCCTTGCTGCATCTCGCAAAGGAACCGCGCGGTGGCACTGTTTACAACCGCTTCAACCGGACTGA
- the LOC136441471 gene encoding collagen alpha-1(XII) chain-like, giving the protein MVHNWWWVLLLAVGLCRGPSFVLAASGDAGDIMFVLDGSGSIDAEDFVRAKSFISQVVDAFDIAADFTRVGVVQFGSQFTEEFPLDRYSDKVSLQQAIGNIPQRGGGTLLSQVINYLVGTSFTEAKGARPLSEGIPRIAVFMTDGSAQDSATVLDPAITALRTSGIVVFSIGVGPSVNRNQLEAVAGASDRVFQVGTYSVIDSIRDLLVERVREIIELPSSPRPETPLSRPPTVAPSSTQSQTPQLLRTSRATTQHPMTSKATTQHLTTSKATTQLPMTSTATTQLLVTSSSSSTTQPMTPIATAQVLNTPTATIETKNATPTNSVYYIAGGVGGALLLIIILVIVVMVIMCRGHQNNDAEVQDDPFKREGLGPREFVFNNPAFGNPNAVPTNRWQEAAGHVDPVLEEPIYVNMPDEPTYETPVPMQNSTFGKKNVTENVYV; this is encoded by the exons ATGGTTCACAACTGGTGGTGGGTACTGCTGCTAGCTGTGGGACTGTGCAGGGGACCGTCTTTTGTATTGGCAG CCTCTGGCGATGCTGGAGACATCATGTTTGTGTTGGACGGGTCCGGTAGTATCGACGCAGAAGATTTTGTCAGGGCGAAAAGTTTCATTAGCCAAGTTGTGGACGCCTTCGACATCGCTGCCGACTTCACACGTGTAG GTGTAGTTCAATTTGGCTCTCAATTTACGGAGGAATTCCCGCTAGATCGGTATTCGGACAAGGTGTCTTTGCAGCAAGCCATCGGGAATATCCCACAGAG AGGAGGCGGCACTTTATTAAGCCAAGTCATCAACTACCTAGTCGGCACAAGTTTTACGGAAGCCAAAGGGGCGCGTCCACTGTCGGAGGGGATCCCCAGAATAGCGGTGTTTATGACAGACGGGTCGGCCCAGGATAGTGCTACTGTCTTGGATCCAGCAATAACTGCCTTACGAACATCAG GCATAGTAGTATTTTCCATCGGAGTGGGTCCCAGTGTAAACAGAAACCAACTGGAAGCAGTGGCAGGGGCTTCAGACCGGGTCTTCCAGGTCGGGACATATTCTGTCATCGACAGCATCCGGGACCTTCTGGTGGAGAGAGTGAGGGAAATCA TTGAGTTACCGTCATCTCCAAGGCCAGAAACTCCGCTGTCCCGACCACCTACTGTGGCACCTTCAAGCACACAAAGTCAGACTCCACAACTTCTGAGGACATCAAGAGCAACTACACAACATCCAATGACATCAAAAGCAACTACACAACATTTAACGACATCAAAAGCAACTACACAACTTCCGATGACATCAACAGCAACTACACAACTTCtggtgacatcatcatcatcatcaactacACAACCAATGACACCAATCGCAACAGCTCAAGTTCTAAACACGCCAACAGCAACAATCGAAACTAAGAATGCTACACCAACCAACAGCGTGTACTACATCGCTGGAGGAGTAGGGGGCGCTCTTCTCCTCATCATCATATTGGTTATCGTTGTGATGGTGATCATGTGCCGTGGACATCAAAACAACGACGCAGAAGTTCAGGATGATCCTTTCAAG AGAGAAGGACTCGGGCCACGAGAGTTTGTCTTCAACAACCCAGCTTTTGGGAACCCAAACGCTGTACCGACCAACCGCTGGCAGGAAGCGGCCGGTCACGTGGACCCTGTCCTTGAGGAACCCATCTATGTCAACATGCCTGATGAACCCACCTATGAAACACCGGTACCTATGCAAAACAGTACCTTCGGCAAGAAAAACGTCACGGAAAATGTTTATGTCTAA